In Deltaproteobacteria bacterium, one genomic interval encodes:
- a CDS encoding lactate utilization protein yields the protein MNLSTLFTEAAGAVQAIVKELQTFSAALHYAVDLTIAQGGRTLAAPGLPAGDKEQLRKLCEKQQLTMLDRDLRQQGEGFHTGFTVADWGIAETGTVVLDSSSEDLRLASMLCETHVAVVASRRLLANTQALEEEVNQLLAKGPRYLAFITGASRTADIERVLTIGVHGPKELHVLLLQEI from the coding sequence GTGAATCTCAGCACTCTTTTCACGGAAGCGGCAGGGGCTGTTCAGGCAATTGTCAAGGAGTTGCAGACATTCTCCGCAGCACTGCACTATGCCGTGGATCTTACCATTGCCCAGGGAGGCCGTACTCTGGCGGCGCCAGGACTGCCTGCCGGAGACAAAGAGCAATTGCGGAAGCTCTGTGAGAAGCAGCAACTCACCATGTTGGACAGGGATCTCAGGCAGCAGGGTGAAGGATTTCATACAGGGTTTACTGTGGCTGATTGGGGTATTGCCGAGACGGGCACTGTGGTGCTGGATTCGAGCAGCGAGGACTTGCGGCTCGCCAGCATGCTCTGTGAAACGCATGTTGCGGTGGTTGCCAGCAGGCGGTTGCTTGCCAATACGCAGGCTCTCGAAGAGGAAGTCAACCAGCTGCTGGCAAAAGGACCTCGCTACCTGGCCTTCATCACAGGTGCCAGCCGCACCGCAGATATCGAAAGAGTGCTCACCATAGGTGTGCACGGGCCCAAAGAACTGCACGTCTTGCTTCTGCAGGAGATCTAA
- a CDS encoding LUD domain-containing protein, producing MSGSKDDRKEYRYRLGRALQDSFLRQSLENFALAYPESRRQAFAGLDFQELVDDIAARKTAAMSQLEQLYQSFKKNAESVGAVVHLATTAEEANEIIAEIGRSRGVRKIVKSKSMTAEETFLNKHLEKEGFQVTETDLGEWIIQLRGEGPSHMVMPAIHLSRQQVAELFAEVSGEVQDPDDIQALVQVARKHLRRAFLQADMGISGANFAIADSGAIGIITNEGNGRMVTTMPKTHVVLLGLDKLVPDLSTALRLLAVLPRNATGQKITSYVTWISGAVAHGCTGAERKDFHIVFLDNGRLSLARDPVFSEALRCVRCGACANVCPIYRLVGGHNYGHVYIGAIGLVFTLFFHGRDNARVLLGNCLNCQACKEICAAGIDLPRLITEAKRFTLEDQGKPVANRLLATVLGNRKLFHFLLRQASLLQKPLTEAGYLRHLPLFFSREHRFRRLPALASTPLRDSWSRLATPPAEPRLKVALFGGCLVDFVYPEQGRALVRLLAAYDVQLDYPPDQTCCGLPAMMLGEKATARQVARQNVAALNSDAYDYILTICASCGSHLKRQMPLLLSEDRDVAAAARSCAAKVIDFSSFMVRVLEIDREKFPGRKRKVAYHAPCHLCRGLRVVQEPRQLLHKAGLQYVASEDEDMCCGFAGSYSIDFPEISAEILQRKLTHLQASGAEMVVTDCPGCVLQLRGGLQVRNSNMKVRHMVEAVAEELI from the coding sequence ATGAGTGGCAGCAAGGATGACCGGAAAGAGTATAGATACAGGCTGGGCAGAGCACTGCAAGATTCCTTCTTGCGCCAGAGCCTGGAAAATTTTGCTCTAGCGTATCCAGAAAGCAGGAGGCAAGCGTTCGCAGGCCTCGATTTCCAGGAACTGGTCGACGACATTGCCGCCAGGAAAACGGCGGCAATGTCTCAGCTGGAGCAATTGTATCAGAGCTTCAAGAAGAATGCCGAGTCAGTGGGAGCCGTGGTCCACCTGGCAACAACAGCGGAGGAGGCAAATGAGATTATTGCTGAAATCGGCCGCTCCAGAGGAGTCCGCAAAATTGTCAAGTCCAAATCCATGACAGCCGAGGAGACCTTCCTCAACAAGCACCTGGAAAAAGAAGGCTTCCAAGTTACTGAAACGGACCTGGGTGAGTGGATAATCCAGCTGCGCGGCGAGGGTCCGTCGCACATGGTGATGCCCGCCATCCATCTGTCACGGCAGCAGGTGGCAGAACTTTTTGCCGAGGTCAGTGGAGAGGTGCAGGATCCTGATGATATTCAGGCCCTGGTGCAGGTGGCCCGCAAACACCTGCGCCGGGCGTTTCTGCAGGCAGATATGGGCATCAGCGGCGCCAATTTTGCTATTGCTGACAGCGGCGCCATTGGCATCATTACCAACGAAGGCAACGGCCGCATGGTGACCACCATGCCAAAGACGCACGTGGTCCTCCTAGGTTTGGACAAGCTGGTACCCGATCTGTCCACGGCACTGCGCCTGCTTGCTGTTTTGCCCCGCAACGCCACCGGCCAGAAGATCACCTCCTATGTCACCTGGATTAGCGGCGCGGTTGCCCACGGCTGTACTGGGGCAGAGCGCAAAGACTTCCACATTGTCTTTCTCGACAACGGCAGGCTGTCCCTCGCCCGAGATCCAGTGTTTTCAGAAGCGTTGCGTTGCGTGCGCTGCGGCGCCTGCGCCAATGTCTGTCCCATCTATCGGCTGGTGGGGGGCCACAATTATGGTCATGTCTACATCGGTGCCATCGGCCTCGTCTTTACTCTTTTCTTTCATGGGCGAGACAATGCCAGAGTGCTGCTGGGAAACTGTTTGAACTGCCAGGCCTGCAAAGAGATATGTGCCGCTGGCATCGACCTGCCGCGGTTGATTACTGAAGCGAAGCGGTTCACCCTGGAAGACCAAGGCAAACCTGTGGCAAACAGGCTGCTGGCAACTGTGCTTGGCAACCGCAAGCTGTTTCATTTCTTGCTGCGGCAGGCCTCGCTCCTGCAAAAACCTCTCACCGAGGCCGGCTACCTCCGTCATCTTCCCCTCTTTTTCAGCAGAGAGCATCGCTTCAGGCGTCTTCCCGCACTGGCCAGTACTCCACTGAGGGACAGCTGGTCGCGCCTTGCCACACCTCCAGCAGAACCGCGGCTCAAAGTGGCCCTTTTTGGCGGCTGCCTGGTGGATTTTGTCTACCCAGAGCAAGGAAGGGCCCTGGTGCGGCTGCTGGCAGCATATGACGTGCAGCTGGATTATCCTCCCGACCAGACCTGCTGCGGTTTGCCTGCCATGATGCTGGGGGAGAAGGCCACAGCCCGTCAGGTTGCCAGGCAGAATGTTGCAGCTCTGAACTCGGACGCCTACGATTATATCCTCACCATTTGTGCCTCTTGTGGCTCACATCTCAAACGACAGATGCCGCTCCTTCTCAGTGAAGACAGGGATGTTGCCGCTGCGGCCCGCTCATGTGCTGCTAAGGTCATAGATTTCAGTTCATTCATGGTGCGGGTGCTCGAGATCGACAGGGAGAAGTTTCCTGGCAGGAAGCGTAAAGTAGCCTATCATGCGCCCTGTCATCTCTGTCGTGGTCTGCGGGTGGTCCAGGAACCCCGGCAACTGTTGCACAAGGCGGGATTGCAATACGTTGCCTCAGAGGATGAGGATATGTGTTGTGGCTTCGCTGGTTCCTATTCAATTGACTTTCCGGAGATTTCTGCAGAAATCCTGCAAAGGAAATTGACTCACTTGCAGGCCAGCGGAGCAGAAATGGTGGTGACTGACTGTCCAGGATGTGTATTGCAGCTTCGCGGTGGCCTGCAAGTGAGAAACAGCAATATGAAAGTGCGCCACATGGTGGAGGCAGTGGCTGAGGAACTCATCTAG